A region of Mycoplasmopsis bovirhinis DNA encodes the following proteins:
- a CDS encoding inorganic diphosphatase: MQKIDVKIEIPKNSRIKYEHNRKTGEIEVDRILRGDFLYPCNYGFIPNALDWDGDELDVLLYSNETFHPGVKLSARIIGAMKMIDDGETDTKLIAVHSDDYRLDHIQKLEDLPLPFLDTIRTFFSTYKNWKQEGITTVSGFEGIDYAIQEYNECLSLMQEYGQLPKKEFIEKMKKLHPEKYPS; the protein is encoded by the coding sequence ATGCAAAAAATAGATGTTAAAATTGAAATTCCAAAAAATTCAAGAATTAAATATGAACACAACCGCAAAACTGGCGAAATTGAAGTTGACCGTATTTTAAGAGGTGATTTCCTATATCCATGTAATTATGGTTTTATTCCTAATGCACTTGATTGAGATGGTGATGAATTAGATGTATTATTATACTCAAATGAAACGTTCCATCCAGGAGTAAAACTTTCAGCTCGTATTATTGGAGCTATGAAAATGATTGATGATGGTGAAACTGATACTAAGTTAATCGCTGTACACAGTGATGATTATCGACTTGATCATATTCAAAAACTAGAAGATTTACCATTGCCTTTTTTAGATACTATTAGAACTTTCTTTAGCACTTATAAAAATTGAAAACAAGAAGGAATTACCACAGTTTCAGGATTTGAAGGAATTGATTATGCAATTCAAGAATACAATGAATGTCTTAGTTTGATGCAAGAATATGGTCAACTACCTAAAAAAGAATTCATTGAAAAAATGAAAAAACTTCACCCAGAAAAATATCCAAGTTAA
- a CDS encoding 16S rRNA (uracil(1498)-N(3))-methyltransferase, translating into MQRFFVFEKEDDYFILSKETLKHLNVIRINQNPFICVYQSKFYKCVLESNKAKIINKLDQNHEFDFDVTVALSLIKYERFEWALQKLVELGATKIIPLITSYTNGELYKYDKFIKRKKRFESIIQGAAEQSFRNILPVLSDPIHFNKLILHTASLKIIAHEKQDCSISMINDINQDTLFVIGPEGGFSEQEIELALEHGFKCFSLGKRILRAETAAIYLMSKIKI; encoded by the coding sequence ATGCAGCGCTTTTTTGTATTTGAAAAAGAAGATGATTATTTTATTTTATCCAAAGAAACACTAAAACATTTAAATGTTATTCGCATTAATCAAAATCCATTTATTTGCGTTTATCAATCTAAATTTTATAAGTGTGTCTTAGAGTCTAATAAAGCAAAAATAATAAATAAATTAGATCAAAATCATGAATTTGATTTTGATGTAACAGTTGCTTTATCCTTAATTAAATACGAACGATTTGAATGAGCATTGCAAAAACTCGTTGAATTAGGAGCAACTAAAATTATTCCCTTAATTACTTCATATACTAATGGAGAATTATATAAATATGACAAATTTATAAAACGTAAAAAACGTTTTGAATCAATTATTCAAGGAGCAGCAGAACAAAGTTTTCGTAATATTTTACCTGTACTTAGCGATCCAATTCATTTTAACAAGTTAATTTTACATACAGCAAGTTTAAAGATAATTGCACACGAAAAACAGGATTGTTCAATATCAATGATAAACGATATAAACCAAGATACCTTATTTGTAATTGGACCAGAGGGCGGCTTTAGCGAACAAGAAATTGAATTAGCCTTGGAACATGGCTTTAAATGTTTTAGTCTTGGAAAACGTATTTTAAGAGCAGAAACTGCTGCAATTTATTTAATGAGTAAAATAAAAATCTAA